A stretch of DNA from Coccidioides posadasii str. Silveira chromosome 1, complete sequence:
AAAACAACTACGATATTTCGGCGGTATGGCGACTCTGCGCTAGCAGGCTACGCACCACGATATGGTGAAAAGCATAGATGTTTCCATCGACGATAGATGACTTGGATGCTTATCCCATTTGTAAAAAAGAAACGCGCAATAAACTCATACAATCTAGGACTATTGTTAATTAGAAGAGCCATAACCAAGATGTTCTCGAGCGATGAGGCAACTTGTCAGCCAAggcattaaaaaaaaataaaaaataaaaaataaaaaaaataaaaaaaaaataaaaaaagaaaaaggaatgGCAATCTGGTTTATATGGCTCATTATTTAGTGGGTACAAACAGCCTAACCCTTACCAGATAATGCTAAATGGGGGGCAGCGGCAACAACAGTGCACAGATTTTACCGGGGAGACTGGAAGGCCAGTGTCCTTCGTTCACACCCTCTGATTATTAAACCTATCGCTACTGCGCTGTATCTAGAATCCAGGGCACTGGACGTTTGTGCGAAAGATTTGCCCTGGTTTATTTCACTAAGTAGTATATCTCAGCATAGACAGAAAGAAGACCCAGCTAGACAAAGAGAGATTTTAGACCTCATTTATACAAAAGGCCATCAACCATCTCCCCAATCGCCAAACTACTTGTCAACCCGGGGCTCTCGATCCCAAGCAGGTTGACAAACCCGGAAAAGCCTTCTTCCTCTTGAATTATGAAATCCTGGAATCCCTTTCCCTTGGACACCGAGGCCAGATTGGATAGTTTGGGTCGAATCCCACAATAATCCACACCTATATCCTCAACTTTGATACCGAGCAAAAACTCCTGGATTTCCGGAATAGCATCTCGTAGTCGTGCCGGACTGGGTTTGAGGTCATTTTGATCATTCACCCATTCCACATCAGGCCCGAACCGTACACGCCCGGCCATGTCCAGTGTTAAATGTGTTCCCAAACCCCCAAGTCCAGGTTTCGGTGCCGGGTATAAGAGAATATCTGGTCTAGGCGTGGATGCCGAGTAGGAGAAGTAAGTTCCTTTGGCGAAATAAGCCTTTCGGTGCCTCTCCTTCGGGAGTATCATATTATTTATCCTGCATGCCTCAAGCCCTGCACAGTTGATCACTGTTTCTGTCGTGATTGAGCCTTCTTGTTCGCCATCTGCAGACGTCGTATATATCCTATAACCACTTTCCCCTCCATCTAGCGGCTGGATATTCCGAACTGTAGTCTGGAGCACGCAGTCACCGCCCCGGTCCTCAAAATCACCGTGTAAAAATGTCATCAGGGCATGGCTATCCACTATGCCAGTCGTTGGGGATTCCACTATTCCTGCGCGTGCTCGCACATCGGGTTCTCTCCTTCTCGCTTCCTCACGGCCAACGAAGCGCGTAGGTACGCCTATGTGCTGTGCGTGGGAATGCAGTTTGAGGCATTCAGCCCATTGCTGGTCGTCCTGGGCGAGGATCCATTTCCCGGTGCGGCGGTGGGGAATGTTGTGTCTTTTGCACAGGGAGTAGAGGAGCTCTTTGCCTTTAATGCAAAGCGTTGTCTTCAGGGTATCCGTGCCATAGTAGAGACCGGCGTGAATGACCTTGAGAGTTGTGAAAGCAGAAGTGCCTGTCAGTTtcgcttcttctttggttTTGGTAGGGTACCCTATAGTTGGTCTCCGCGCGGGTGAGCGCCAGGTGGTGCAGGGAGAAACGGCGTGAATTCAGGATTAATGATGGAAAGAGAAACGAGATAACACACCTCTGAATTCCGACTGCTTGTCTCCGTGCCCACCGCGCTATGTCTTTCGAGTAGAAGAGTGGAAGCGCCTTCTCTACCAGCCAGCTGCCGAGCTATAGCGAGGCCAACCACTCCTGCGCCAATCACCTAGGCCATGCTTAGACGCGTCCTACGATCAATCATCCAGAAAGAGAGGCGTTTGGAAGACCACTTACGACATGCGTAAACTCGGCGCTCACATGTCTGGACGTCGAGAATTGCCTCCCGAACCTGGGTAGTGTGTTCGAAAGCGTTGCGACCGCTTTGGATCGCATGAGAGAGAGATGTTCCTGATTGAATCAGCTAGCAAGTGGCAGCTATTTCAATGCAATGGGGCATTATAATTCCTTAGGACTCAAAGCTGGGCTTTTTATCAGTCCAATCGGTATGTCTTGTCCGCCGAAATCATTGTATCTTGATGTTACCGCTCGGCAATCGGCGGTTTGAACGACGCCGAGTTGACAGTTATCCCGATTCGCAAATCCCTCCACAAGTGGAAGCTGACCAGGAGGAGATATTTATTTCACACCCAGACAGGGCTGTCAActactactccgtacataaaTATATATGTACGCGAAGACCTCGATCGCTCCGGTTCTAGATTAGTGCCTagcccccgcccccgccaCTTTATGCCATGTTCACTTCCTCGCTCATACATATTTACCTGTCCTTCACCCTGCTTTACCCTTCCTCATAATAAGTAAACGTCTACGGGTGTTTATGGATTAGCAGCAGTCCTTTTAGCAGCATGTGGAGAAACACTATGCTGATCTGTAGGGTCAGGAGCTAAACGGCGCACGGCTAAGCCGTGACTGCAGGCCAACAGGTTGGATCAGAATCCCAAACATGGAAGAAGGATTACACCTCTTTCTT
This window harbors:
- a CDS encoding uncharacterized protein (EggNog:ENOG410PHK4~COG:C) — encoded protein: MRSKAVATLSNTLPRFGRQFSTSRHVSAEFTHVVIGAGVVGLAIARQLAGREGASTLLLERHSAVGTETSSRNSEVIHAGLYYGTDTLKTTLCIKGKELLYSLCKRHNIPHRRTGKWILAQDDQQWAECLKLHSHAQHIGVPTRFVGREEARRREPDVRARAGIVESPTTGIVDSHALMTFLHGDFEDRGGDCVLQTTVRNIQPLDGGESGYRIYTTSADGEQEGSITTETVINCAGLEACRINNMILPKERHRKAYFAKGTYFSYSASTPRPDILLYPAPKPGLGGLGTHLTLDMAGRVRFGPDVEWVNDQNDLKPSPARLRDAIPEIQEFLLGIKVEDIGVDYCGIRPKLSNLASVSKGKGFQDFIIQEEEGFSGFVNLLGIESPGLTSSLAIGEMVDGLLYK